In Ammospiza caudacuta isolate bAmmCau1 chromosome 2, bAmmCau1.pri, whole genome shotgun sequence, a genomic segment contains:
- the RNF6 gene encoding E3 ubiquitin-protein ligase RNF6 — protein sequence MDRSRHRAGNGNEQAPSRERSGEGERQRQLERLSREEAYYQFINELNEEDYRLMRDRNLLGTPGEITAEELQQRLEGAKERLTSQSDLDNREGEGRTVGDSEVLGENSNGDSLLEWLNTFRRTGNATRSGQSGNQTWRAVSRTNPNSGEFRFSLEININHDHNSLETNGEEYVDIDATRLYVERRRQPVASSVAPRTRSMAAREANNEAARTRLLRRAMALRSEIVSHAVSGRLRSRTRELTDQTNYTTQSNSVAADEPREMPERGTSAGVRRGRARTNVRMNTNQRLEILRLRSTLSSRSRSPLQRQGDAARSEERSQRQDRNAQQVNRSRRQTAQASPQSTEEQARGNTQASQLSNVAPSLRTTSEEEEPGRPVAAARRHPTITLDLQVRRIRPGENRDRDSIASRTRSRVGMSENTVTFESDSGGFRRTISRSERAGIRTYISTIRIPLRRISETGLGEPSSVALRSILRQIMTGFGELSSLMETESNSEVQRGGHRLGDAQNNSSSANGSDPSGVLSSNRHAGDGSRERNGQRSGSQRSGRNHENQASRQSQDANNLVENGTLPILRLAHFFLLNEDDDDDRLRGLTKEQIDNLSTRNYGDVHTENEWSKTCSVCINEYATGNKLRQLPCTHEFHIHCIDRWLSENSTCPICRQPVLGSNATDNG from the exons ATGGATCGCTCCCGACACCGTGCGGGAAATGGCAATGAGCAGGCGCCTTCACGGGAGCGCAGCGGCGAAGGTGAGAGACAGCGGCAGCTGGAGCGCCTCAGCAGGGAGGAGGCCTATTACCAGTTCATTAACGAGCTCAACGAGGAGGACTACAGGTTAATGAGGGACCGAAACCTGCTTGGCACTCCTG GAGAAATAACAGCAGAAGAGTTGCAGCAACGTTTGGAGGGGGCTAAGGAGCGTCTGACGTCGCAGTCTGATCTGGATAACAGAGAAGGTGAAGGTAGAACTGTTGGAG ATTCTGAAGTTCTTGGGGAAAACTCCAACGGCGACTCTTTGCTTGAATGGCTTAACACATTCCGTCGCACAGGAAACGCCACTCGCAGTGGGCAGAGTGGGAACCAAACCTGGAGAGCCGTGAGTCGAACGAATCCAAACAGTGGGGAGTTTCGCTTTAGTCTCGAAATCAATATAAATCATGATCATAACAGTTTGGAAACTAATGGTGAGGAGTATGTTGATATAGATGCTACCAGACTGTATGTAGAAAGAAGACGTCAGCCAGTTGCCAGTTCAGTAGCCCCACGGACAAGGAGCATGGCTGCAAGAGAGGCAAACAACGAAGCTGCAAGGACCAGGCTTTTAAGACGTGCCATGGCATTAAGGTCAGAAATAGTCTCTCATGCAGTCTCAGGGAGGCTCAGGAGTAGAACAAGGGAGCTGACAGACCAGACAAATTATACTACACAAAGCAATTCTGTGGCTGCTGATGAACCAAGAGAAATGCCGGAAAGAGGTACTTCTGCAGGGGTCAGAAGGGGTAGAGCTAGAACTAATGTCCGGATGAATACAAACCAAAGACTAGAAATTTTGCGGCTGAGGTCTACCCTTAGTAGTCGAAGCCGCTCCCCGCTGCAAAGGCAAGGTGATGCTGCTCGTTCTGAGGAACGTAGTCAGAGGCAGGATAGAAATGCACAGCAGGTCAACAGAAGTAGGAGACAAACTGCTCAGGCTTCTCCACAGTCTACTGAAGAGCAAGCAAGAGGTAACACTCAGGCTTCCCAGCTTTCCAATGTAGCCCCATCCTTACGAACAACTTCAGAAGAGGAAGAACCTGGTAGGCCAGTAGCTGCTGCCAGAAGGCACCCAACAATTACACTAGATCTTCAGGTGAGAAGAATTCGTCCTGGAGAAAACAGAGACCGGGACAGCATTGCCAGTAGAACTCGTTCTAGAGTAGGAATGTCAGAAAACACAGTTACCTTTGAAAGTGACAGTGGGGGGTTTCGGCGCACGATATCCCGCTCAGAACGTGCAGGTATTCGGACCTACATTAGCACTATACGGATACCTCTCCGTCGGATTTCAGAAACTGGGCTCGGGGAACCTTCATCGGTGGCTCTTCGATCAATCCTTAGACAGATAATGACAGGCTTTGGAGAACTGAGTTCTTTAATGGAAACTGAATCTAATTCAGAAGTGCAAAGAGGCGGCCATCGCTTAGGGGATGCACAGAATAACTCAAGTTCAGCGAATGGCAGTGATCCCAGTGGGGTTTTGTCTAGTAATAGACACGCAGGagatggcagcagggaaagaaatGGACAGAGGAGTGGTAGTCAACGCTCTGGGCGCAATCATGAGAACCAAGCCAGCAGGCAGTCTCAAGATGCAAACAACCTAGTGGAGAACGGAACACTGCCCATCCTTCGACTTGCCCACTTCTTCCTGCTgaatgaggatgatgatgatgatcgTTTAAGAGGTTTAACCAAAGAGCAGATTGACAATCTTTCTACACGAAACTATGGGGATGTTCACACTGAAAATGAATGGAGTAAAACGTGCAGTGTTTGCATtaatgaatatgcaacagggAATAAGCTAAGGCAGTTACCTTGTACACATGAGTTTCACATTCATTGTATTGATCGCTGGCTTTCTGAAAACTCCACTTGTCCAATTTGTCGGCAGCCAGTTCTGGGGTCTAATGCCACAGATAATGGCTAG